The segment CAGTGCATCTTTGGAAAGTAGGATGGCGAGGCTGGGCACATTCTTAAGTACACTGAGGCTGGCGGCCGGCTCACTGGGCTTCTGCTCCGGCGTGGGCCCTGGCGGGAGGCTCTGCCACACCTCGCGCACGCTCCGGTAGCGCAGCCGGGTGACTTGGTGCAGGCCAGCCAGGCGGCGCTTCAGGATCTCGGCGCACGTGACCGTCTTGGTGGTGGCCCGACCGCAGCCGCTGAATACGATGGCGCGAGTGGCTGGCTGCGCCATGCTGGCGGTGGCGAAGGCCAGCAGGTTCCGGATTTTGCTGCCCTCCTTGACCCTCATGTGTACAGCACCGGGCGCCAGGTCCGCGAAGGGGCCGGAGCCCGGGCCGCCCCCCTCCGCCCCACCACCCCCCGGCGCCTCCTCCGAGCGCACCTTAC is part of the Rhinolophus sinicus isolate RSC01 linkage group LG03, ASM3656204v1, whole genome shotgun sequence genome and harbors:
- the RPP25 gene encoding ribonuclease P protein subunit p25, with amino-acid sequence MAKPASPRSGQRRRMENFRKVRSEEAPGGGGAEGGGPGSGPFADLAPGAVHMRVKEGSKIRNLLAFATASMAQPATRAIVFSGCGRATTKTVTCAEILKRRLAGLHQVTRLRYRSVREVWQSLPPGPTPEQKPSEPAASLSVLKNVPSLAILLSKDALDPRQPGYQPPSPHPDSSSQPTAPTPKRSLREPAAGEGSAKRSQPEPGAAEENQTA